From the genome of Clostridium sp. BNL1100, one region includes:
- a CDS encoding M15 family metallopeptidase, whose translation MSTNLISNIVRLNLANSYIHIGNLVLVNRKNPINKPEPLTIKNLENVSTASKKILLDKTATIMLRKLIIACNGENEIVLVSGFRPLSEQIAIYNDSMKENGEEFTSKYVALPNHSEHQTGLAIDVAKNEPDIDFICPSFPNEGICQDFREKAAQYGFIERYPKGKEAITGISHEPWHFRYVGNPHSQIISDNNFTLEEYIEYLKQFPYDGMHLQIKNRGWTAKIFYVNAREEVKSVYLSENLYYEVSGNNIDGFIVTVWRQCND comes from the coding sequence ATGAGTACAAATCTTATTTCAAATATAGTCAGGTTGAACCTGGCCAATTCATATATTCATATAGGTAATCTTGTTCTTGTAAACAGAAAGAACCCGATAAATAAGCCAGAGCCATTAACAATTAAAAATCTAGAAAATGTAAGCACTGCTTCTAAAAAAATATTGCTTGATAAAACAGCGACAATAATGCTTAGAAAACTGATTATAGCCTGCAACGGAGAAAATGAAATCGTACTGGTTAGCGGTTTCAGACCGTTAAGTGAGCAGATAGCAATTTACAATGATTCCATGAAAGAAAATGGTGAGGAATTTACCAGTAAATATGTTGCTCTTCCAAACCACAGTGAGCACCAGACGGGACTTGCTATAGATGTTGCAAAAAACGAGCCTGATATTGATTTTATTTGTCCTTCGTTTCCAAATGAGGGTATTTGTCAGGATTTCCGTGAAAAAGCAGCACAATACGGTTTTATTGAACGTTATCCAAAAGGAAAGGAAGCAATTACCGGAATATCCCATGAACCATGGCATTTTCGCTATGTTGGAAATCCTCATTCTCAAATTATTTCAGATAATAACTTTACTTTAGAAGAATATATAGAATATCTGAAGCAGTTTCCATATGACGGTATGCATTTACAAATAAAAAATCGAGGATGGACAGCAAAAATATTTTATGTAAACGCAAGAGAAGAGGTAAAATCAGTTTATTTGTCTGAAAATTTATATTATGAGGTTTCGGGAAATAACATTGACGGTTTTATAGTTACGGTCTGGAGGCAGTGCAATGACTAA
- the vanG gene encoding D-alanine--D-serine ligase VanG, with protein MDRKNIAIIFGGCSPEYEVSLNSVSSVIEHVNNDLYNTILIGITKEGEWLRYFGDVDKIRNNTWFQEKGCNPVAFSQSRSIHGFYEFSEGSSSITFVDAAFPILHGRNGEDGTVQGMLKLAGIPFVGCGILSSAMCMDKDIAHRIAQSSGIRVPISISADKNMILKDILIMAETLRYPVFVKPARAGSSFGITRANSRSELEKAIINAFEYDSKIVVEENIDGFEVGCAILGNDDLIIGEVDEIELQTGFFDYNEKYTLKTSKIHMPARIDKVTSERVKNTARILYNALYCTGFARVDMFLTPKGEIVFNEVNTIPGFTAHSRYPNMLRGAGLSFASIVDRLIRMAMEK; from the coding sequence ATGGATAGAAAAAACATTGCAATTATTTTCGGAGGTTGCTCGCCGGAATACGAAGTCTCACTTAATTCTGTTTCATCTGTAATAGAACATGTCAACAATGACTTGTATAATACAATTTTAATAGGTATTACAAAAGAGGGCGAATGGCTCAGGTACTTCGGAGATGTTGACAAAATCAGGAATAATACGTGGTTCCAGGAAAAAGGATGTAATCCTGTTGCTTTTTCCCAAAGCCGCAGCATACACGGTTTCTATGAATTTTCAGAGGGTTCAAGCTCCATTACTTTTGTTGATGCTGCCTTTCCCATACTTCATGGCAGAAACGGTGAAGACGGTACTGTTCAGGGGATGCTGAAACTTGCAGGAATACCTTTTGTAGGCTGTGGTATTCTAAGTTCAGCCATGTGCATGGACAAGGATATTGCTCATCGTATTGCACAATCGTCAGGAATACGTGTTCCAATATCGATATCAGCAGATAAAAACATGATTCTTAAAGATATTTTAATTATGGCTGAAACTCTCAGATACCCTGTTTTTGTCAAACCTGCAAGAGCTGGTTCTTCTTTCGGTATAACACGTGCTAATAGCAGATCTGAGCTTGAAAAGGCAATTATAAATGCTTTTGAATACGACAGTAAAATAGTTGTTGAAGAGAATATAGATGGTTTTGAGGTAGGTTGTGCCATCCTTGGAAACGATGATCTTATAATAGGTGAAGTTGATGAGATTGAACTTCAGACCGGTTTTTTTGATTATAACGAAAAATATACATTAAAGACTTCCAAAATCCACATGCCTGCCAGAATTGACAAAGTGACCTCAGAAAGGGTTAAAAATACTGCAAGGATTTTATACAATGCTCTGTACTGCACCGGATTCGCAAGGGTTGACATGTTTCTGACCCCAAAGGGAGAAATCGTATTTAACGAAGTCAATACCATACCCGGCTTTACAGCTCACAGCCGTTATCCCAATATGCTCCGGGGAGCGGGCTTATCCTTTGCTTCCATAGTTGACAGGCTGATAAGGATGGCGATGGAAAAATGA
- a CDS encoding ATP-binding protein: MKNDFTQLKLKILLQILLGSLLALIIGGFVLVFIIDDALQAPFAEGFVRIAERLFHVSYYSAAAIYHKIFTENKTIFIIIGFVLLLITFVFIAMSRYTRYFNKISEGIDLLVEESETPIVLPSELSFMENKLNTVKNTLEKRKNAALESERRKNDLVVYLAHDIKTPLTSVIGYLSLLHEAPDMPLEQRLKYTDITLEKAYRLEQLINEFFEITRFNLQSIVLEKGDINLTLMLEQMADEFYPILAPSNKEAVVVADENIHIFADSDKMARVFNNILKNAAAYSYENTKIEISAIQSDNVTIVTFKNRGKMIPADKLESIFEKFYRLDSARSSHTGGTGLGLAIAKEIVNLHGGDITATSNEEFTQFKVTLPKT, from the coding sequence TTGAAAAATGATTTTACTCAGTTAAAATTAAAGATATTGCTGCAAATTTTGCTTGGTTCGTTACTTGCGTTAATAATCGGAGGTTTTGTCCTTGTCTTTATTATAGATGATGCTTTGCAGGCACCTTTTGCAGAAGGTTTTGTCCGCATAGCAGAAAGACTTTTCCATGTAAGCTATTATTCTGCTGCAGCTATTTATCACAAGATATTTACGGAAAACAAGACTATTTTTATTATAATAGGATTTGTTTTACTGCTGATAACCTTTGTTTTTATTGCAATGTCCAGATACACCCGTTATTTTAATAAAATAAGCGAGGGAATCGATTTACTTGTAGAGGAATCTGAAACGCCGATAGTTCTTCCTTCTGAGCTTTCATTTATGGAGAACAAGCTCAATACTGTTAAAAACACTCTTGAAAAAAGGAAGAATGCAGCACTGGAAAGCGAGAGAAGAAAAAACGATCTGGTAGTATATCTGGCCCATGATATTAAAACTCCCCTTACTTCTGTTATAGGCTATCTCAGCCTTCTGCACGAGGCTCCTGACATGCCGTTGGAGCAAAGATTAAAATATACTGATATTACCTTAGAAAAGGCGTATCGCCTGGAACAGCTGATAAACGAATTTTTCGAGATAACACGATTTAACCTCCAGAGTATTGTTCTGGAAAAAGGAGATATAAATTTAACCCTTATGCTGGAACAGATGGCTGATGAGTTCTACCCTATTCTTGCACCTTCAAATAAAGAGGCTGTTGTGGTTGCAGACGAAAATATCCATATATTTGCCGACTCTGATAAGATGGCCCGAGTATTTAATAATATACTTAAAAATGCGGCTGCATACAGCTATGAAAATACTAAAATAGAGATTTCTGCTATACAGTCTGATAATGTCACCATAGTTACATTCAAAAACAGAGGTAAGATGATACCTGCGGATAAACTTGAATCCATCTTTGAAAAGTTTTACAGGCTTGATTCTGCCAGGTCGTCACATACGGGGGGGACAGGCCTTGGTCTTGCCATTGCTAAAGAAATAGTTAACTTGCATGGAGGAGATATTACTGCAACCAGCAACGAAGAATTTACACAGTTTAAAGTAACACTTCCTAAAACATAA
- the vanT gene encoding serine racemase VanT catalytic subunit, whose amino-acid sequence MTNKREEYAGIDKFRIAAAIMIIAIHTSPLVSVSHEADFVLTRILARVAVPFFFMCTGYFLIPRCIESPENRKRISLKFLAKTGFLYGAAILIYLPVNIYSEYFKEKPIIPTLVKDLIFDGTIYHLWYIPASIIGFMIVYTVSTRISLKMVFTFSFILYLIGLFGDSYYGISEKFDVANSFYGVLFSYFDYTRNGLFFAPVFIVLGAIIAESKREYSITKNIVGFALSFTALIAEALILKHYSLQRHDSMYIMLVPTMIFLFRILLRIKGESQKTLRDISMLVYILHPLCIIFVRGFAKVLNLEAYLIGNSLIHFIVVTVVTIAVSVAIVYIWKRLASYKRQTQPKRSRAWAEIDLERLKHNVNQLKCLLPHECQLMAVVKSNAYGHGDIEISRFLNKAGISAFAVATLAEGIELRSNKIKGEVLILGYTHPHEAPLLVKYNLTQTVVDYQYAELLDSTGLKIKVHIKIDTGMHRLGETNDALSNLDRTYNCKNLIVGGTYTHLSTADSIEPSNILFTKEQIKKFYNTLNYLKSHNRNPSKIHIQSSYGILNYPELDCDYARVGIALYGVMSKENEKTKVRADLMPVLSLKARIVLTKEIEEGESVGYGRNFIAVKKTKIAVLCIGYADGIPRSLSCGKGYVLIKSKKAPIIGNICMDQLTVDISEIPDVQQGDIATLIGDDGNEAITAEQVASMAGTITNELLSRLGSRIERLYKKVA is encoded by the coding sequence ATGACTAACAAAAGGGAAGAATATGCCGGTATAGATAAATTTCGCATAGCTGCTGCCATAATGATTATCGCTATTCATACATCACCACTGGTTTCAGTCAGTCATGAAGCTGACTTTGTATTGACCAGGATTCTTGCAAGAGTCGCAGTACCTTTCTTTTTTATGTGTACAGGCTATTTTCTTATACCCAGATGTATTGAATCCCCAGAAAACAGAAAAAGGATATCATTGAAATTCCTTGCTAAAACCGGGTTTTTATATGGAGCTGCGATATTAATATATCTACCGGTAAATATTTATTCAGAATATTTCAAAGAGAAACCAATTATTCCGACTCTTGTAAAAGACCTTATATTTGATGGTACTATATACCACCTTTGGTATATTCCTGCAAGCATTATAGGTTTTATGATTGTATACACCGTGAGTACAAGGATAAGTTTAAAAATGGTGTTTACATTCAGCTTTATTTTATACCTGATTGGCTTGTTTGGTGACAGCTACTACGGGATATCGGAAAAATTTGACGTAGCAAATAGTTTCTATGGGGTTTTATTCTCATATTTTGATTATACAAGAAATGGTTTGTTTTTCGCTCCCGTATTCATTGTTCTGGGAGCCATAATCGCAGAATCCAAAAGGGAATATTCAATAACTAAAAATATAGTTGGATTTGCTTTATCTTTTACAGCTCTTATAGCAGAAGCCTTAATATTGAAGCATTACTCTTTACAGAGGCATGACAGCATGTATATTATGCTGGTTCCCACAATGATTTTTCTGTTCAGGATATTGCTACGTATAAAGGGAGAGAGCCAAAAGACTCTCAGAGATATTTCAATGCTTGTTTATATACTTCATCCACTTTGCATTATTTTCGTTAGGGGCTTTGCAAAGGTTTTGAACTTGGAGGCATATCTCATCGGGAATAGTTTAATACATTTTATTGTTGTAACTGTTGTGACAATTGCCGTTTCTGTTGCTATTGTATATATTTGGAAAAGGTTAGCGTCCTATAAAAGACAAACTCAGCCAAAAAGGTCCAGAGCATGGGCGGAAATTGACCTGGAAAGGCTTAAACACAACGTAAATCAGCTTAAATGCCTCCTACCCCATGAATGTCAACTTATGGCTGTTGTAAAATCAAATGCTTATGGACATGGAGATATTGAAATATCCAGATTTCTGAATAAAGCAGGCATTTCTGCTTTCGCAGTTGCAACCCTAGCTGAAGGAATAGAACTACGTTCTAATAAAATAAAAGGAGAGGTATTGATACTCGGATATACTCATCCCCATGAAGCACCTTTGCTTGTAAAATACAATCTTACACAGACAGTTGTGGATTACCAATACGCAGAACTGTTAGACAGCACAGGTCTTAAAATAAAGGTTCATATAAAAATTGATACCGGAATGCATAGACTAGGCGAAACCAACGATGCTTTATCAAATTTAGACAGAACCTATAACTGTAAAAACCTGATAGTGGGGGGGACATATACCCACTTATCAACTGCCGATAGTATAGAGCCTTCAAATATTTTATTTACAAAAGAGCAAATAAAGAAATTCTATAATACTCTTAACTACTTGAAAAGTCATAACCGTAACCCCAGTAAAATACACATTCAGAGCAGTTATGGAATACTCAATTACCCGGAGTTGGATTGTGATTATGCCAGAGTAGGTATAGCTTTATACGGAGTAATGAGCAAAGAAAATGAGAAAACAAAGGTTCGTGCTGACCTGATGCCTGTTCTGTCCCTTAAAGCCAGAATTGTTCTTACAAAAGAAATAGAGGAGGGTGAATCTGTGGGCTACGGCAGAAATTTCATCGCCGTAAAAAAAACTAAAATAGCAGTCCTTTGTATAGGTTATGCAGACGGGATACCAAGGAGCCTTTCATGCGGAAAAGGATATGTGCTTATTAAGAGTAAAAAAGCTCCTATAATAGGTAATATATGTATGGATCAGCTGACCGTAGACATTTCGGAAATACCGGATGTACAGCAGGGTGATATAGCCACACTTATCGGAGATGACGGAAATGAGGCTATAACTGCTGAACAGGTGGCTTCGATGGCAGGGACCATTACAAATGAATTACTTAGTCGTCTGGGTAGCAGAATTGAAAGACTATATAAAAAAGTTGCCTGA